A genome region from Drosophila simulans strain w501 chromosome 2R, Prin_Dsim_3.1, whole genome shotgun sequence includes the following:
- the LOC27206315 gene encoding uncharacterized protein LOC27206315, with translation MKSTIQVGTLCIVVLVLCCLDLSSSQNSTSSTSPTYSSSGTPKKVYLSNLTYSIVRRIRVGTTTASSTSRSSRTRSNRKLNAKKTQAKRSQAKRSGKNRKSNSRRARG, from the coding sequence ATGAAGTCAACGATTCAAGTCGGCACCCTGTGCATCGTGGTGCTCGTGCTCTGCTGCCTGGACCTGTCCAGTTCGCAGAACTCCACCTCTTCCACCAGTCCCACCTACAGCTCGTCCGGCACGCCCAAGAAAGTGTACCTGTCCAACCTGACGTACTCGATTGTGAGGAGGATCCGTGTgggcaccaccaccgccagcagcaccagccGGAGCTCCAGGACCAGGAGCAACCGGAAGCTGAACGCCAAGAAGACCCAGGCCAAACGGAGCCAGGCCAAGCGCTCCGGCAAGAACAGGAAGTCGAACTCCCGCCGCGCCAGGGGCTAA
- the LOC27207041 gene encoding dnaJ-like protein 60, whose protein sequence is MLRLCLPTRAGYVRNFSNDKPRKAETHYEVLNIRNDCSTREVRNAFVQLSKLYHPDVKSNAACPERTARFVQISEAYKTLIKPQRRGDYDDSLLWQPPLSDRSPVGETVNPGQAWDVRPNYDPNPGPYYGIRGLKRVSNWQVAMVLMALGFVGALFGFTSVRSSFKLSRQIQDEISAEANSHHAAVVADAQKYGNEEQVRRMVDRMSRSPFNQSSAK, encoded by the exons ATGCTGAGGTTGTGCCTCCCCACTCGAGCTGGATATGTGCGTAA TTTCTCCAACGACAAACCAAGAAAAGCCGAAACGCACTATGAAGTTCTGAATATTCGCAATGATTGCAGCACCCGCGAAGTCCGTAATGCCTTTGTCCAGCTCTCCAAATTG TACCACCCAGATGTTAAGAGCAATGCCGCCTGTCCGGAGCGCACAGCCCGATTTGTTCAGATCTCCGAGGCGTACAAGACCCTGATAAAGCCGCAGCGGAGGGGAGACTACGATGACAGCCTGCTGTGGCAGCCACCGCTCTCGGACCGAAGTCCGGTGGGCGAGACGGTCAATCCCGGCCAGGCGTGGGATGTGAGGCCCAACTACGATCCCAATCCAGGACCGTACTATGGCATCCGGGGTCTGAAGAGGGTCTCCAACTGGCAGGTGGCCATGGTTCTGATGGCCCTAGGCTTCGTCGGGGCACTCTTTGGCTTCACCTCCGTCAG GTCGTCCTTTAAACTGAGCCGCCAGATCCAGGACGAAATCTCAGCAGAGGCTAATTCCCACCACGCCGCCGTTGTGGCCGACGCCCAGAAGTACGGCAACGAGGAGCAAGTGCGTCGCATGGTGGACCGTATGTCGCGGAGTCCTTTCAACCAGTCTTCGGCTAAGTAA
- the LOC6739518 gene encoding RNA polymerase II-associated protein 3, giving the protein MSAQEKAFELQRQVRQNAREYENSVKDLYSWEQDIKIKEKELQKSPLSAANKDVPVRSHVQTDKARKESPSSSAASSPTEKQDLPVDPVAQQYKKANDIKDRGNTYVKQGEYEKAIVAYSTAIAVYPHDPIYHINRALCYLKQERFDQCVEDCEAAIALDKLCVKAYYRRMQANESLGNNMEALKDCTTVLAIEPKNIEAKRSLARINDRLRKISTKSGPNFTPDRPGMIEILPIEKPVYKRSKKAMRSVPVVDVVSPRGGIDDSNQLRISDEDIDKIFNSNCGIIEEVKKTNPKPTPDTSSPPKAVTIAESSKEAKPAKQTAGKKAPAVEAPKKTETHKDTKIAPESDSETKPSSPKKTAVEVPKVQTPVSPPKTTIERSPEVNTVQTEKIEQTSSNNAMSPSPIERFLPPAPTSTAQFHVTWKELSGPQKYQYLKSIEVPNLCKILGAGFDSDTFADLLRTIHDYFVPNKEPNTAAILLEVSKNDEFTILAMLMSAEEKKMVSSIFNAIKNWPSKNPAVLDNLHKEYGVA; this is encoded by the exons ATGAGTGCACAGGAAAAAGCCTTCGAACTGCAGCGCCAGGTGCGCCAGAACGCGCGAGAGTACGAGAACTCTGTGAAGGACTTGTACTCCTGGGAGCAAGACATCAAAATCAAGGAGAAAGAGCTCCAGAAGTCGCCGCTTTCTGCCGCCAATAAG GATGTGCCGGTGCGCAGTCATGTCCAGACAGACAAGGCGCGGAAGGAGAGCCCCTCCTCCTCGGCGGCCAGCTCACCCACGGAGAAACAGGACTTGCCAGTGGACCCTGTGGCCCAGCAGTACAAGAAGGCCAACGACATCAAGGACCGTGGAAACACCTATGTCAAGCAGGGCGAGTACGAGAAGGCCATTGTGGCCTACTCCACTGCCATTGCCGTCTATCCCCACGATCCCATTTACCACATTAACCGGGCACTGTGCTACCTAAAACAGGAGCG CTTTGATCAATGCGTGGAGGACTGCGAGGCCGCCATTGCGCTGGACAAGCTCTGCGTGAAGGCTTACTACCGGCGAATGCAGGCCAACGAGTCCCTGGGCAACAACATGGAAGCCCTGAAGGATTGCACCACAGTGCTGGCCATCGAGCCGAAGAACATCGAGGCCAAGAGGAGCCTGGCCAGAATCAACGACCGTCTGCGCAAgattt CCACCAAAAGTGGGCCAAACTTTACGCCCGATCGTCCTGGCATGATTGAGATCTTGCCAATCGAGAAGCCTGTTTATAAGCGCTCCAAGAAGGCAATGCGCAGTGTGCCCGTTGTAGACGTGGTATCTCCTCGTGGTGGCATCGATGATAGCAACCAACTACGCATTTCGGATGAGGACATAGATAAGATATTTAATAGTAACTGCGGCATAATCGAGGaggtaaaaaaaacaaatccgAAGCCGACGCCAGACACATCAAGTCCTCCCAAAGCTGTGACCATTGCTGAGAGCTCCAAAGAAGCCAAGCCTGCCAAACAGACTGCGGGCAAGAAAGCACCAGCTGTGGAAGCccccaaaaaaacagaaacacacaaGGATACCAAGATTGCGCCTGAATCCGATAGTGAGACCAAGCCAAGTTCACCCAAAAAGACGGCTGTCGAGGTCCCCAAGGTTCAGACTCCAGTTTCTCCGCCAAAGACCACAATAGAACGCAGCCCAGAAGTCAATACCGTGCAAACTGAAAAAATCGAACAAACTTCGAGCAACAACGCAATGTCACCCAGTCCAATAGAG CGCTTCTTACCGCCCGCACCCACGAGCACAGCACAGTTCCATGTGACCTGGAAGGAGCTGAGTGGACCGCAGAAATACCAATACCTAAAGTCCATTGAAGTGCCGAATCTGTGTAAGATCCTGGGAGCAGGCTTTGATTCGGACACGTTTGCGGACCTGCTGCGCACCATCCACGACTACTTTGTACCAAATAAGGAGCCAAACACGGCGGCTATCCTGCTGGAGGTCAGCAAAAATGACGAGTTCACCATTTTGGCCATGCTCATGTCCGCAGAGGAGAAGAAAA TGGTTTCGTCTATCTTCAACGCCATCAAGAACTGGCCCAGCAAGAATCCGGCTGTGCTGGACAACCTACACAAGGAATACGGAGTAGCCTAA